Proteins from a single region of Undibacterium sp. KW1:
- the rseP gene encoding RIP metalloprotease RseP — protein sequence MTWLQNALAFLVTLGILVTIHEFGHYIVARWCGVKVLRFSLGMGRVIYSRRLGKDQTEWAISLLPLGGYVKMLDAREMGAEKIAQHELSREFCQQSVWKRIAIVAAGPMANFLLAIFLYTALFVHGVPEAVSKVRVASESSIAYKAGLRYGDLVTSINGEPVQSWSEFRWKMMQAGVSRRNPVLEVQHANTGNISDNTPISVEIPLQQLSSSEVDTDILQHLGLNLAGSTEIVLEDFLPDSPAKQAGLQVGDRILAIGQKPLLDTIDFRQIVNAHPDKPLKLMVQRNGNKFEVEVTPVSQEVSGQTVGLMKVKLQPMVPEMTVVQASLPQAFIKSVEKTWDTSIFSLKMMGKMLTGSVSLKHITGPLTIADYAGQTSRTGMIVYLGFIAVISISLGVMNLLPIPVLDGGHLLYYSLEVLTGKPLQDRYVEMGQRAGFFLLLTMMAIAFFNDIARLMS from the coding sequence ATGACTTGGCTACAAAACGCACTAGCCTTTCTGGTGACCCTGGGCATACTGGTTACTATCCATGAATTTGGACACTATATTGTTGCCCGCTGGTGTGGCGTCAAAGTCCTGCGTTTTTCCCTGGGAATGGGAAGGGTTATCTACTCCAGGCGCCTGGGTAAAGACCAGACTGAATGGGCTATTTCCCTGTTGCCGCTAGGTGGCTATGTCAAAATGCTGGACGCCCGTGAGATGGGGGCAGAAAAAATCGCCCAACATGAACTGTCCCGCGAATTTTGCCAGCAATCTGTATGGAAGCGTATAGCTATAGTGGCGGCTGGCCCTATGGCCAATTTTTTATTGGCTATCTTCCTTTATACCGCCTTGTTTGTGCATGGTGTGCCAGAAGCAGTTTCCAAAGTGCGCGTAGCATCTGAATCCTCTATCGCCTATAAAGCGGGATTGCGCTACGGTGACCTAGTTACTTCTATAAATGGTGAGCCAGTACAAAGCTGGTCAGAGTTCCGCTGGAAAATGATGCAAGCCGGTGTCAGTAGGCGTAATCCGGTACTTGAAGTACAGCATGCCAATACCGGCAATATTAGTGATAACACACCAATTTCTGTCGAAATCCCACTTCAACAACTGAGTTCGAGCGAAGTTGATACCGATATTTTGCAGCACCTTGGCTTGAATCTTGCGGGAAGTACTGAAATTGTACTGGAGGATTTCTTACCGGATAGTCCCGCCAAGCAGGCCGGTTTGCAGGTTGGCGACCGTATTCTGGCGATAGGACAGAAACCCCTGCTTGATACAATAGATTTCCGGCAAATCGTCAACGCCCACCCGGATAAGCCGTTGAAGTTGATGGTGCAAAGGAATGGCAACAAATTTGAGGTGGAGGTTACGCCTGTTAGTCAAGAGGTAAGTGGGCAGACAGTGGGGTTGATGAAGGTAAAATTGCAGCCTATGGTTCCAGAAATGACGGTGGTGCAGGCTAGCCTGCCACAGGCATTTATCAAGTCTGTTGAAAAAACCTGGGATACCAGTATCTTCAGCCTGAAAATGATGGGGAAAATGTTGACGGGTAGTGTTTCTCTGAAGCATATAACCGGACCTTTGACCATTGCTGATTATGCCGGGCAAACCTCCAGAACTGGCATGATTGTCTATCTGGGCTTCATTGCGGTGATCAGTATTAGCCTTGGCGTGATGAATTTACTACCAATACCCGTTTTGGATGGGGGGCATTTGTTGTATTATTCGCTGGAAGTTTTGACAGGGAAACCTTTGCAGGACCGTTATGTCGAAATGGGACAGCGTGCCGGATTTTTTTTGTTATTGACGATGATGGCAATAGCTTTTTTTAATGACATTGCCCGACTAATGTCATAA
- the bamA gene encoding outer membrane protein assembly factor BamA, with product MKLHIEQFTLAHFRRHALSLAALALCTGNALAIEPFTVKDIRVEGLQRTEAGTVFSYLPVKVGEQFDDAKSTTAIKSLYATGFFKDVQIEVQDGVLIVLLEERPTIAGVEFTGTKEFEKDALVKALKDIGVGESRIFDKATVDRAEQELKRQYLSKGLYGMQITTTITPIERNRVNVTFAVDEGEVAKIAQINIIGNKDFSDGEIRDLLTLTTPGWFTWYTKADQYSKQKLSGDIETLRSFYQNRGYLEMQILSTQISITPDKKDIYITINIDEGDKYTVSDIKLEGDTMGREEELASLLLLKKGNIYNAARLTESTKRISERMGNFGYAFANVNANPNLNKEKKEVAFTIFVDPGKRVYVRRINLAGNTRTRDEVIRREFRQFESSWYDGEKIKTSRDRVERLGYFKDVTIETPEVPTSVDQVDVNLTVTEKPTGNLMFGAGYSSAERLTLTGSIQQANAFGSGDTIGLDINTSRQNRTIALSHTDPYFTDDGVSRNVEAYIRTTRPIIGSVGDYKIQTTGGALRFGVPFSEVDTVFFGLGFERTKVETYYGSPYRYLKYVADYGTGSKDTVAVDYGIGEAVTNSFPLTAAWQRDSRDSVLTPTIGRYQRANLELAAVGSFKYYRAIYNAQLFQPVYRSVVLALNGEIDYGHGLGGKPYPLFKNFYAGGIGSVRGYEPSSLGTKDPNGDALGGATRLLANVELQIPFPGADKSLRWFTFVDGGNVFDEGQKIRAKDLRFSAGIGISWISPVGPLKLSFGKALNAKPDDKKQTFQFQMGTGF from the coding sequence ATGAAATTACATATTGAGCAGTTCACTTTAGCCCATTTTCGTCGTCATGCTTTATCTCTGGCTGCATTGGCACTTTGCACCGGAAATGCATTGGCGATTGAGCCCTTCACCGTCAAGGACATACGTGTAGAAGGCTTGCAACGGACGGAAGCTGGTACTGTATTTAGCTATTTGCCTGTCAAAGTCGGCGAGCAATTTGATGACGCGAAAAGTACAACTGCGATCAAATCCCTGTATGCAACGGGTTTTTTCAAGGACGTTCAGATTGAAGTGCAAGACGGTGTATTGATCGTTTTGCTGGAAGAACGTCCTACCATTGCTGGCGTAGAATTCACTGGCACTAAAGAATTTGAGAAAGATGCACTCGTCAAAGCCTTGAAAGACATAGGTGTGGGTGAATCACGTATTTTTGATAAGGCAACAGTTGATCGTGCTGAGCAAGAGCTCAAACGCCAATACCTGTCCAAGGGCTTGTATGGCATGCAAATCACGACCACCATCACGCCGATAGAGCGCAATCGTGTAAACGTTACATTTGCTGTGGATGAGGGCGAAGTAGCCAAGATCGCCCAGATTAATATCATCGGTAACAAAGATTTTTCTGACGGTGAAATCCGTGACCTGTTAACCTTGACGACACCTGGCTGGTTTACCTGGTATACCAAGGCAGATCAATATTCCAAGCAAAAACTGTCGGGTGATATCGAGACCTTGCGCTCGTTCTATCAAAACCGTGGTTATCTGGAAATGCAGATTTTATCGACGCAGATTTCCATTACACCGGACAAAAAAGACATTTACATCACCATCAATATTGATGAGGGAGATAAATATACTGTCTCCGATATCAAGCTTGAAGGCGATACTATGGGTAGGGAAGAGGAATTGGCCTCTTTGTTGTTGCTCAAAAAAGGTAATATTTATAATGCAGCTCGTCTTACTGAAAGCACCAAGCGTATTTCTGAACGCATGGGTAATTTTGGTTATGCGTTTGCCAACGTGAATGCAAATCCTAACCTGAATAAGGAAAAGAAAGAAGTTGCTTTCACCATCTTTGTTGATCCAGGCAAGCGTGTTTATGTGCGCCGCATTAACCTCGCAGGTAATACCCGCACACGTGATGAAGTTATCCGCCGCGAATTCCGCCAGTTTGAAAGCTCATGGTACGACGGCGAGAAAATCAAAACCTCACGTGACCGTGTCGAGCGTCTTGGTTATTTTAAAGATGTCACTATAGAAACACCTGAGGTGCCAACCAGTGTTGATCAGGTCGATGTCAATTTGACTGTGACTGAAAAACCTACTGGTAACCTGATGTTCGGTGCTGGCTACTCCAGTGCCGAGAGATTGACGTTAACTGGCTCCATCCAGCAAGCCAATGCCTTTGGTAGTGGTGATACGATAGGTCTGGATATCAATACCAGCCGTCAAAACCGTACAATTGCGCTGTCCCACACAGATCCTTATTTTACGGATGATGGTGTAAGCCGCAACGTGGAAGCCTATATTCGCACAACGCGTCCGATTATCGGCAGTGTCGGCGATTATAAGATTCAGACTACCGGTGGCGCCTTGCGTTTTGGTGTGCCATTCTCTGAAGTGGATACAGTCTTCTTTGGACTCGGTTTTGAGCGTACCAAGGTTGAAACTTACTATGGCAGCCCATACCGTTACCTGAAATATGTTGCTGACTACGGTACTGGCTCCAAGGATACGGTTGCTGTTGATTATGGTATAGGCGAGGCCGTGACAAACTCCTTCCCATTGACAGCCGCCTGGCAAAGGGATAGCCGCGACAGCGTATTGACCCCAACAATTGGTCGTTATCAACGTGCCAACCTGGAATTGGCAGCAGTGGGCAGCTTTAAATATTATCGTGCAATTTATAATGCGCAATTATTCCAGCCGGTTTATCGGTCTGTTGTGCTGGCATTGAACGGTGAAATTGATTATGGACATGGCCTGGGTGGCAAACCATATCCATTGTTTAAGAACTTCTATGCTGGTGGTATAGGTTCGGTGCGCGGTTATGAGCCATCGTCCTTGGGCACCAAAGATCCAAATGGTGATGCACTTGGCGGCGCAACCCGCTTGCTGGCTAATGTAGAATTACAGATTCCTTTCCCAGGCGCTGACAAATCCTTGCGCTGGTTCACTTTTGTGGATGGTGGTAATGTATTTGATGAAGGTCAAAAAATCCGAGCGAAAGATTTACGTTTTTCTGCTGGTATAGGTATAAGCTGGATATCGCCGGTTGGCCCATTGAAACTGAGTTTTGGTAAAGCTTTGAATGCCAAACCGGACGACAAAAAGCAGACATTCCAGTTCCAGATGGGTACTGGTTTCTAA
- a CDS encoding OmpH family outer membrane protein — protein MVCAACVFSVAQAQAQDTKIAIFDSQRVMRESVPAKAAEAKLKVEFQKRGEELENLAKKLKATAEKYEKDAPLLSESDRVVRQREITELDQAFKRKQRSYNEDVNQRQNEEIASLVERAQKVIKQIAEAEKIDLVLQDSVYHSARIDITDKVLKALSK, from the coding sequence ATGGTTTGTGCGGCTTGCGTTTTCAGCGTTGCTCAAGCTCAGGCGCAAGATACCAAAATAGCGATATTTGACTCTCAGAGAGTGATGCGCGAATCCGTTCCGGCAAAAGCGGCTGAGGCTAAACTGAAAGTTGAATTTCAAAAGCGTGGCGAAGAACTGGAAAACCTGGCAAAGAAATTGAAGGCGACGGCAGAGAAATATGAAAAAGATGCGCCTTTATTGTCAGAATCTGACCGTGTTGTCCGTCAGCGTGAAATTACCGAGTTGGACCAGGCTTTCAAGCGTAAGCAGCGTTCTTACAATGAAGATGTGAACCAGCGTCAGAATGAAGAAATTGCATCATTGGTGGAACGTGCGCAAAAAGTGATCAAACAAATCGCAGAAGCCGAAAAAATTGATCTGGTCTTGCAAGATTCTGTGTATCACAGCGCCCGCATCGACATCACTGATAAAGTTCTCAAAGCACTCTCCAAATAA
- the lpxD gene encoding UDP-3-O-(3-hydroxymyristoyl)glucosamine N-acyltransferase: protein MTASIRLGELVDRFGGQLTGSPDITVTGIAPLDEASEQHITFLSNPKFRHKAAATQAAALILTQTDFEQIGKGYAGICLIVPQPYVYFARAAQYFASLNAIPATLGVHPAAWVSPHAIVAATASIGANASIDSEAVIGEHVVIKPGVVIGRGVVIGDHSLIHANVSIYDYCVLGQRCIIHSGAVIGADGFGFANEKGQWIKIPQTGRVLIGDDVEIGANTSIDRGALADTIIEEGVKLDNQIQIGHNCHIGAHTAMAGCVGVAGSAKIGKYCTFGGAAMVLGHLTIVDNVHISSASMVSRSILEPGQYTGFYPLAKNADWEKTAAIVRNLSGMREKMRYLEKTMKTLTEKDHE, encoded by the coding sequence ATGACCGCGAGCATTCGGCTGGGTGAATTGGTCGATCGCTTCGGTGGTCAATTGACTGGTTCACCTGATATTACTGTCACTGGCATTGCCCCTCTGGATGAGGCCAGTGAACAGCATATTACCTTTCTGTCCAATCCCAAGTTCCGGCACAAGGCAGCGGCTACCCAGGCTGCTGCCTTGATTTTGACGCAAACCGATTTCGAGCAAATTGGCAAAGGCTATGCTGGCATTTGTCTCATTGTCCCGCAACCTTATGTGTATTTTGCCCGTGCGGCGCAGTACTTTGCTTCACTCAATGCAATACCGGCAACACTAGGCGTGCATCCTGCGGCATGGGTCAGTCCCCACGCAATAGTCGCTGCCACCGCCAGTATTGGGGCTAATGCCAGTATTGATTCCGAGGCAGTGATTGGTGAGCACGTTGTCATCAAGCCAGGCGTCGTGATTGGCCGTGGCGTAGTGATCGGTGACCATAGTCTGATCCATGCAAATGTCAGCATTTATGACTATTGTGTTCTGGGTCAGCGCTGCATTATCCATTCTGGTGCAGTAATAGGCGCTGATGGTTTTGGCTTTGCCAATGAAAAAGGTCAATGGATAAAAATTCCACAAACGGGCAGGGTGCTGATAGGTGATGATGTGGAAATCGGTGCAAACACCAGTATAGACCGTGGCGCTTTGGCTGACACCATCATAGAAGAAGGCGTCAAGCTGGATAACCAGATACAGATAGGGCATAACTGCCACATAGGCGCGCATACAGCAATGGCAGGTTGCGTGGGTGTGGCAGGTAGTGCCAAGATAGGCAAATATTGCACATTTGGTGGTGCGGCCATGGTGCTGGGGCACCTGACCATCGTCGATAATGTACATATTTCTTCTGCAAGCATGGTGTCGCGCTCCATACTGGAGCCGGGGCAATACACTGGCTTCTATCCCTTGGCGAAAAATGCTGATTGGGAAAAAACTGCTGCCATCGTGCGTAATTTATCGGGTATGCGCGAAAAAATGCGTTATCTCGAAAAAACAATGAAAACACTGACTGAAAAAGATCATGAATAG
- the fabZ gene encoding 3-hydroxyacyl-ACP dehydratase FabZ: MNSLDINQIKEYLPHRYPMLLVDRVLSWENGKTITAIKNVTANEEFFNGHFPNKPVMPGVLMIEAMAQTAAILSFLTMGQKPDENTIVYFLGIDGARFKRPVEPGDQLKMEVEIIKVARGIWKYKARATVDGQLAVEGELMCTMRTKDEA; encoded by the coding sequence ATGAATAGCCTGGACATTAATCAAATCAAAGAATACTTGCCACACCGTTACCCGATGTTGCTGGTGGATCGCGTACTGAGCTGGGAAAATGGCAAGACCATTACCGCCATCAAAAATGTCACGGCGAATGAAGAATTTTTTAACGGACATTTTCCGAATAAGCCCGTCATGCCCGGCGTATTGATGATAGAAGCGATGGCCCAGACTGCAGCCATCCTCTCATTCCTGACCATGGGGCAAAAGCCGGACGAGAATACTATTGTGTATTTCCTCGGCATTGATGGCGCGCGTTTCAAGCGTCCGGTTGAACCTGGTGACCAGTTGAAAATGGAAGTCGAAATCATCAAGGTTGCACGCGGCATCTGGAAATACAAGGCCAGGGCAACAGTCGATGGCCAATTGGCAGTAGAAGGCGAACTGATGTGCACCATGCGTACGAAAGATGAAGCCTAG
- the lpxA gene encoding acyl-ACP--UDP-N-acetylglucosamine O-acyltransferase, whose protein sequence is MHIHPTALIDPKAQLDSSVEVGAYSIIGPNVTIAEGTKIGPHVVIEGHTTVGRNNTFYQFSSIGAAPQDKKYAGEPTRLEIGDNNVIREFCTFNLGTVQDNGVTRLGNDNWIMAYVHLAHDCQVGNNVIFANNAALAGHVHVGDWVILGGFTNVHQFCKIGAHAMCGMGTSLLQDVPPFVMLNGNPAGAHGINVEGLKRRGFSREQITAIRQSYKLIYKSGLTLEEAKSAIDEQIAGLETDVALHVQSMRHFLDAATRGIVR, encoded by the coding sequence ATGCATATCCACCCGACCGCGCTGATAGACCCCAAAGCCCAACTGGATAGCTCCGTTGAGGTCGGTGCCTATTCGATTATCGGCCCCAATGTGACGATAGCTGAGGGTACCAAGATCGGCCCGCATGTTGTCATTGAAGGACATACGACAGTAGGCCGTAACAATACTTTCTACCAATTTTCTTCCATAGGTGCTGCTCCGCAAGACAAGAAATATGCGGGTGAACCTACGCGCCTGGAAATTGGTGACAATAACGTCATTCGTGAATTTTGCACCTTCAATCTGGGCACGGTTCAGGACAACGGCGTCACCCGTCTGGGTAACGATAACTGGATCATGGCCTATGTGCATCTGGCACATGATTGCCAGGTAGGCAACAACGTCATATTCGCCAATAACGCCGCTTTGGCTGGTCATGTGCATGTCGGTGACTGGGTGATTTTGGGTGGTTTTACCAATGTCCACCAGTTCTGCAAGATAGGTGCACATGCCATGTGTGGCATGGGTACCTCCTTGTTGCAGGACGTGCCTCCGTTTGTCATGTTGAATGGCAATCCGGCTGGCGCCCATGGCATCAATGTCGAAGGCCTGAAGCGCCGTGGTTTTAGTCGTGAGCAAATTACAGCGATACGTCAGTCTTATAAGCTGATCTATAAATCTGGCCTGACTCTGGAAGAGGCCAAGTCAGCGATAGATGAGCAGATTGCCGGGCTGGAAACTGATGTTGCTCTTCACGTGCAGTCCATGCGTCATTTTCTCGATGCTGCTACACGTGGCATAGTCCGTTAA
- the lpxB gene encoding lipid-A-disaccharide synthase, translating into MTNQANRPIIAMVAGETSGDMLANRLLSGLRPALPDAHMHGIGGPRMAEHGFINDWPMEKLSVRGLFEVLAHYREISGIRKQLRERLLLEKPDVFIGVDAPDFNLDLEIQLKRAGISTMHYISPSIWAWRGGRIKKIAEAVSHMLVVFPFEEEIYVNAGIPVTYVGHPLAQVIPMETDMAAARDELGLDKNARVVTILPGSRMSEIKYNTEAFIQTAKILCQRDPHLQIVVPMAGDKQRSYYIKLVVEAKLDNVPVLLIDGRSHTAIAAADAVLVASGTASLEVALFKKPMVIAYKMMEASWQILRHMGYQPWIGLPNILAREFLVPEFLQSAARPDAMADALWQQLSDETLQERLKQRFIDMHHSLLRDTANVSAQAVLQLISAK; encoded by the coding sequence GTGACAAATCAAGCTAATCGTCCCATTATCGCGATGGTTGCCGGAGAAACTTCCGGCGACATGCTGGCCAACCGCCTCCTGTCAGGTCTGCGTCCGGCCTTGCCTGATGCTCACATGCACGGCATAGGTGGTCCGCGTATGGCTGAGCACGGTTTCATTAATGACTGGCCGATGGAGAAACTGTCTGTGCGTGGGCTGTTTGAAGTGCTGGCGCATTACCGTGAAATCAGTGGCATACGCAAGCAATTGCGTGAACGGTTATTGCTTGAAAAGCCGGATGTCTTCATCGGTGTGGATGCACCAGACTTCAATCTGGATCTGGAAATCCAGTTAAAGCGGGCTGGTATTTCCACCATGCACTACATCAGCCCCTCAATCTGGGCCTGGCGTGGTGGCCGCATCAAAAAGATAGCGGAAGCAGTTTCCCACATGCTGGTGGTGTTCCCGTTTGAAGAAGAGATATACGTCAATGCGGGCATACCTGTGACCTATGTTGGTCATCCGCTGGCCCAGGTCATTCCCATGGAAACGGACATGGCCGCCGCCAGGGACGAGCTGGGTCTGGACAAGAACGCCAGAGTCGTTACGATTTTGCCGGGCAGCCGTATGTCCGAGATCAAATACAATACTGAAGCTTTTATCCAAACAGCTAAAATACTATGCCAGCGTGATCCTCATCTGCAGATTGTGGTCCCCATGGCTGGTGACAAGCAACGCAGTTATTACATCAAGCTGGTGGTTGAAGCCAAGCTCGATAATGTACCGGTGTTGCTGATAGATGGCCGCTCCCATACGGCCATTGCAGCGGCGGATGCGGTACTGGTTGCCTCAGGCACTGCATCACTGGAAGTAGCGTTATTTAAAAAGCCCATGGTGATTGCCTACAAGATGATGGAAGCTTCATGGCAGATTTTGCGACACATGGGTTACCAGCCCTGGATAGGTTTGCCGAATATACTTGCGCGTGAATTCCTGGTCCCAGAATTTTTGCAGTCAGCGGCGAGGCCAGACGCGATGGCTGATGCTTTGTGGCAGCAGTTAAGTGACGAAACCTTGCAGGAACGCCTGAAACAGCGCTTCATCGACATGCATCATTCTCTTTTGCGTGACACTGCTAACGTCTCGGCGCAAGCCGTATTACAATTGATTTCAGCAAAATGA
- a CDS encoding TatD family hydrolase has translation MYVDSHCHINFPELAVRMPEILSKMQENSVTHALCVSVDLPDFPQVLALAEQYPHIYASVGVHPDYEETEEPTAEQLVKLADHDKIIAIGETGLDYFRLKGDLEWQRERFRQHIRASRICRKPLIIHTRAAAEDTIRIMKEEGAGTAQGGVAGVMHCFTESLEVAQAAVDLGFYISFSGILTFKSAKDLQAVAKALPLDRILIETDSPYLAPAPHRGKMNEPGFVRHVGEFLADLKGISVKEVQETTTRNFFQLFQFAQ, from the coding sequence ATGTACGTTGATTCCCATTGTCATATTAATTTCCCTGAACTTGCCGTGCGCATGCCGGAAATACTGAGCAAGATGCAGGAAAATAGTGTGACCCATGCGCTATGCGTTTCTGTTGATTTGCCTGATTTTCCCCAGGTGCTGGCACTTGCAGAGCAGTATCCACATATCTACGCATCCGTAGGTGTGCATCCTGATTATGAAGAAACAGAAGAACCAACGGCAGAGCAATTGGTTAAGCTGGCGGATCACGACAAAATTATTGCCATCGGTGAAACCGGTCTCGATTACTTTCGCCTCAAGGGTGACCTGGAGTGGCAACGAGAGCGTTTCAGGCAACATATCCGCGCCTCACGCATCTGCCGCAAGCCACTTATCATTCATACCCGCGCTGCAGCTGAAGACACCATACGCATTATGAAAGAAGAAGGTGCAGGCACGGCGCAGGGGGGCGTGGCCGGTGTCATGCACTGTTTCACCGAATCTCTGGAAGTGGCGCAAGCTGCAGTGGACCTTGGCTTTTATATTTCATTCTCAGGCATACTGACTTTCAAAAGTGCCAAAGATTTGCAGGCTGTTGCCAAAGCCTTGCCGCTCGATCGTATTTTGATAGAAACTGATTCACCCTACCTGGCGCCAGCCCCCCATCGTGGCAAGATGAATGAACCCGGGTTTGTGCGCCATGTCGGTGAATTTCTGGCAGATTTGAAAGGCATATCTGTCAAAGAAGTGCAGGAAACCACTACCAGAAATTTCTTTCAATTGTTTCAATTCGCTCAATGA